A stretch of the Panicum virgatum strain AP13 chromosome 9N, P.virgatum_v5, whole genome shotgun sequence genome encodes the following:
- the LOC120690314 gene encoding uncharacterized protein LOC120690314 encodes MPISTTVSSILLGAHKRNRQDYLVPSPVSKRERDALSYPPPPPVRWATNDGEVPVVMRAWCMPESFLPSCEEHFQGLSLEGSSVSWRAPSPDAGRLFPVERDLISNLQVPKVIKPRPARPVRTTIFIDCSNVIGATTSEVEVAVSNKTPREVEVELELPDALPAIVSGCNNHRVYLANDAYKAMVGQPICPWLDSLPGAGASRRINGEVVLSVGEFSNILHLPSTECAFPCTARISWEREDASASLTVPCAVERLTSNCNDYCFIWRFDSEKASIMYCIT; translated from the coding sequence ATGCCTATCAGCACCACAGTGAGTAGCATCCTATTGGGGGCGCATAAGCGCAACCGGCAGGATTATCTTGTGCCATCTCCCGTGTCAAAGAGGGAGAGGGATGCGTTGTCTtaccctccgccgcctcctgtaCGGTGGGCCACCAACGATGGCGAGGTGCCTGTGGTGATGAGGGCATGGTGCATGCCTGAGAGTTTTCTTCCAAGCTGTGAAGAGCACTTTCAAGGACTTTCCCTTGAGGGGTCTTCCGTTTCATGGAGGGCACCGTCCCCGGATGCAGGGCGGTTGTTCCCCGTGGAGCGCGACCTGATCTCAAATTTGCAGGTGCCCAAAGTCATCAAGCCTCGTCCTGCTCGCCCCGTGCGCACCACCATCTTCATCGACTGCAGCAACGTCATTGGTGCCACCACCTCGGAGGTGGAAGTGGCTGTGTCCAACAAGACGCCGAGAGAAGTGGAGGTTGAGCTGGAGTTGCCCGATGCTCTCCCAGCCATCGTATCGGGCTGCAACAATCACCGCGTCTACCTAGCAAATGATGCATACAAGGCGATGGTGGGGCAACCAATATGCCCATGGCTTGACTCCCTGCCAGGGGCTGGCGCATCTAGGAGGATCAACGGTGAGGTGGTCCTAAGTGTGGGAGAGTTTAGCAATATTTTACACTTGCCGAGCACCGAATGTGCCTTCCCATGCACTGCAAGGATCTCGTGGGAGCGTGAGGACGCCAGTGCATCACTCACCGTGCCGTGCGCCGTTGAGCGCCTAACCAGTAACTGCAATGACTACTGCTTCATTTGGAGGTTTGACTCTGAGAAAGCATCCATCATGTACTGCATTACATAA